The following are encoded together in the Terriglobia bacterium genome:
- the hpnH gene encoding adenosyl-hopene transferase HpnH: MGVPISQMWTVATYVLKQRMAGRKRYPLVLMLEPLFRCNLACAGCGKIQYPAHILKRHLTPEECFKAVEECGAPMVSIPGGEPLLHPQIAQIIEGLVQRKKYIYLCTNALLLKEKIHLFRPSKYLTVNVHMDGQREHHDMSVCREGGYDLAVEGIKEATRRGFRVTTNTTLFDGTDPGSVRGFFDEMMDLGVEGMTISPGYNYSKAPDQEHFLGKTATRSLFHMILSNRKKRWRFNQSPLFLEFLMGLRDYACTPWGMPTYNLFRWQKPCYLLQDGYAETFAELIDQTEWHNYGAESGNPKCANCMVHCGYEASAVNDTFGSLRGIWNTVRASLFSGGYQSRSAAMALADEDSRRASLVQIQTKPPARETARV, from the coding sequence ATGGGTGTGCCGATTTCGCAGATGTGGACGGTCGCAACGTACGTGCTCAAACAGAGGATGGCCGGGCGGAAACGCTATCCGCTGGTGTTGATGCTCGAGCCCCTGTTCCGGTGCAACCTGGCTTGCGCCGGATGCGGGAAAATCCAGTATCCTGCGCACATTCTGAAGCGACACCTCACCCCCGAGGAATGTTTCAAGGCAGTCGAAGAGTGTGGTGCCCCCATGGTGAGCATTCCCGGCGGGGAGCCCCTTCTGCATCCGCAGATCGCCCAGATTATCGAGGGTCTGGTCCAACGGAAAAAGTACATCTATCTCTGCACCAACGCACTGCTTCTGAAGGAAAAGATCCATCTCTTTCGGCCGAGCAAATACCTGACGGTCAATGTGCATATGGACGGACAGCGGGAGCATCACGACATGTCGGTCTGTCGCGAGGGCGGATACGACCTGGCTGTCGAGGGAATCAAAGAGGCCACCCGGCGAGGATTCAGGGTGACGACCAACACAACGCTCTTCGACGGCACTGACCCGGGGAGCGTGCGCGGCTTCTTCGACGAGATGATGGATCTCGGCGTCGAAGGGATGACGATCTCTCCCGGGTATAACTATAGCAAGGCGCCCGACCAGGAGCACTTTCTGGGTAAAACTGCAACCCGAAGCCTCTTTCACATGATCTTGAGCAATCGGAAGAAACGCTGGCGCTTCAATCAGAGTCCATTGTTTCTCGAGTTTTTGATGGGCCTGCGCGACTATGCATGCACACCTTGGGGAATGCCCACCTACAACCTGTTCCGCTGGCAAAAGCCCTGCTACCTGTTGCAGGACGGATACGCGGAGACTTTTGCCGAGTTGATCGATCAAACCGAGTGGCATAACTACGGCGCTGAATCCGGCAATCCGAAGTGCGCCAACTGCATGGTGCATTGCGGTTACGAAGCCAGCGCTGTTAACGATACCTTCGGCTCGCTCAGGGGAATTTGGAACACGGTGCGCGCGTCCCTCTTTTCGGGCGGTTACCAGAGCCGGAGCGCTGCCATGGCTCTGGCAGATGAGGATTCCCGGCGCGCATCCCTGGTACAGATCCAGACCAAGCCGCCGGCCCGGGAGACCGCCCGGGTCTGA
- a CDS encoding AAA family ATPase has product MRELVQGRRPLIYICTSEEQRARQLLQDAARHLFSGKVPVWSWTSTRGLIGPGGNTESGKLLDASAVLDFIAGYKGPAIFQLRDFHEFMGGMPEIRRKLRDLYEVCLDTGKFAVITSPVRVLPEELSRQVAFIELHHPDLEEMIAFLADEVRVLGRQGFKIDSGEQAMFKIARALQGLTVDEARHALRRALALGGTLDEDSAPLLLEEKKLIVNQSGGLINYVADGTQIEHVGGLEYLKKWLLERRRLFMERESLTADIVPKGVLVMGVSGCGKSLSVKAISSCFGLPLYRIDMIEVFSGRHGTPDGAFAEACRTVESLAPAVVWFDEIEMGLTGQGTEAGTNLGRIFAFFDLLPAEMIRKGRFDEVFFIDLPSEEERIEIFRIHLHKRGIDPDALEIGRLRRITQGWTGAEIEQCVVSALTTVRIENKSMSFEELHRAALNVIPLSKTMREQVEHIRSWAYDRAVRASPREAGH; this is encoded by the coding sequence CTGCGCGAACTGGTGCAGGGCAGGCGTCCCTTGATCTACATTTGCACCTCCGAAGAGCAGCGCGCACGGCAACTCCTGCAGGATGCCGCCCGGCACCTTTTTTCTGGCAAAGTGCCGGTTTGGTCGTGGACCTCGACCCGCGGGCTGATCGGGCCCGGTGGGAATACGGAGTCCGGCAAACTTCTCGATGCGAGCGCCGTGCTGGACTTCATCGCCGGATATAAGGGGCCGGCAATCTTTCAGCTTCGCGATTTTCATGAGTTCATGGGAGGCATGCCCGAGATCCGGCGCAAGCTGCGGGATTTGTACGAGGTCTGTCTCGACACCGGCAAGTTTGCCGTCATCACATCGCCGGTACGCGTGCTCCCTGAAGAGCTCAGCCGTCAGGTCGCCTTCATCGAGTTGCATCACCCCGATCTGGAGGAGATGATCGCCTTTCTTGCCGACGAAGTCCGGGTGCTGGGGCGACAGGGCTTCAAGATAGATAGCGGCGAGCAGGCGATGTTCAAGATAGCGCGGGCTCTGCAGGGCCTGACAGTCGACGAGGCCCGCCATGCGCTGCGGCGCGCGCTGGCGCTGGGCGGCACTCTCGACGAGGATTCAGCACCGCTGCTGCTGGAGGAGAAGAAGCTCATCGTCAACCAGTCCGGAGGGCTCATCAATTACGTTGCCGACGGAACTCAGATCGAGCACGTGGGGGGCCTTGAATACCTGAAGAAATGGCTCCTGGAGCGGCGCAGGCTGTTCATGGAGCGCGAAAGCCTCACGGCGGACATCGTTCCCAAGGGCGTGCTGGTGATGGGAGTCTCTGGTTGCGGCAAGAGCCTGTCGGTCAAGGCAATCTCCTCCTGCTTCGGGTTGCCGTTGTACCGCATCGACATGATCGAAGTTTTTTCCGGCCGCCACGGCACTCCGGATGGCGCATTTGCGGAGGCCTGCCGCACCGTCGAGTCGCTAGCGCCCGCCGTCGTCTGGTTCGATGAAATCGAGATGGGCCTCACCGGGCAGGGCACTGAGGCCGGAACCAACCTCGGACGCATATTCGCTTTCTTCGATCTCTTGCCTGCGGAGATGATCCGCAAGGGCCGGTTCGACGAGGTGTTCTTCATCGATCTCCCCAGCGAAGAGGAGCGCATCGAAATCTTTCGCATCCACCTCCATAAGCGCGGCATCGATCCGGATGCGCTCGAGATCGGCCGGCTCCGGCGCATCACGCAGGGGTGGACCGGTGCCGAAATCGAGCAGTGTGTCGTTTCCGCGCTCACCACGGTCCGGATCGAGAACAAATCCATGAGTTTTGAGGAATTGCATCGGGCTGCGCTCAACGTCATTCCGCTGTCGAAGACGATGCGCGAGCAGGTGGAGCACATCCGTTCGTGGGCATATGACCGCGCAGTACGGGCTTCTCCGCGCGAAGCCGGCCACTAG
- a CDS encoding PilZ domain-containing protein: MNRSMDCRRREPRFEIDQPVTVTNLEQPGIPQLGRLANFSAKGTRMILAHELTPGTMVKVEWGGTVLLGEIIYCAPHGSEFAVGLELEDVLYEKHMFASMSESWAALLQARR, from the coding sequence ATGAATCGAAGCATGGACTGCCGCCGACGCGAGCCTAGATTCGAAATCGATCAGCCTGTGACTGTGACCAATCTCGAGCAGCCGGGGATTCCCCAATTGGGACGCCTCGCCAACTTTTCGGCCAAAGGAACCCGCATGATCCTGGCTCATGAATTGACTCCGGGAACCATGGTCAAGGTCGAATGGGGAGGAACCGTCCTGCTGGGTGAAATCATCTACTGCGCGCCGCACGGCTCGGAGTTCGCTGTCGGACTCGAACTCGAAGATGTGCTCTACGAAAAGCACATGTTCGCTTCCATGTCCGAATCTTGGGCCGCACTGCTTCAGGCGAGGCGCTAG
- the glgX gene encoding glycogen debranching protein GlgX, translating into MPDIRLSHRTNRKLSPGRFYPCGATVTEEGVNFALFSQNAAEVFLLLFDEPDRPPTDVIQMRNRTRYVWHTMVHGLEAGQLYGYRVRGDYNPALGLRFNEHKLLLDPYAAALTGKCVNGDNLLLGYDPQSPLKDLCPDTRDNTLEMPKCIVPDHGFDWQGDRRLEFPLERLIIYEVHLKGFTADLSSGVSSRGTYLGFIEKIPYLKSLGINAVELLPIQEFYVEDSLRERGQTNYWGYNTIGFFAPESSYSTRSRRGCQVAEFKTLVRELHKAGIEVILDVVYNHTGEGNELGPTISFKGIDNPVYYLLSGPPNQYRRYYMNYTGCGNSMNLASTHVIKFVMDSLRYWAEVMHVDGFRFDLASVLGREGGGFERSAAFFDAISQDPVLATVKLIAEPWDLGTYQVGNFPIDWSEWNGRFRDTVRRFECGEGGQISELGWRFTGSADLYGDDGRSAFHSVNFITCHDGYTLHDLVSFNEKHNEANGENNLDGTNDNHSWNCGAEGDSSDPGILRLRRQMVKNYACLLLFSAGTPMILGGDEFLRTQRGNNNAYCQDNNISWFDWRLAEKNTDIRGFFAKAVALTCRYPILQRRKFLLGTDLDSDQVPDITWFDNGLNRPDWNNPTVRTLSLMLDGSEEESEAGEYLLFLIFNADPFLQRVSLPRAEGKRWYRIIDTSLPDREDFLDPGKELLLDPQDHYLANGRSTVVLLGR; encoded by the coding sequence ATGCCGGACATACGTCTCAGCCATCGAACGAACCGCAAGCTGTCGCCAGGCAGGTTCTACCCATGCGGGGCCACCGTTACCGAAGAGGGAGTCAATTTCGCTCTCTTCTCGCAAAATGCTGCCGAGGTGTTTCTTCTTCTCTTCGACGAACCGGACCGGCCTCCCACCGATGTCATCCAGATGCGGAATCGAACGAGGTACGTCTGGCACACCATGGTTCACGGCCTCGAAGCAGGACAGCTCTATGGGTACAGGGTCCGCGGAGATTACAACCCGGCACTGGGACTGCGTTTCAACGAGCACAAGCTCCTGCTTGACCCATACGCCGCGGCGCTCACCGGAAAGTGCGTCAACGGTGACAATCTGCTTCTCGGATATGACCCGCAATCTCCGCTGAAGGACCTGTGCCCGGACACCCGCGACAACACCCTTGAAATGCCGAAGTGCATCGTCCCGGACCATGGCTTCGACTGGCAGGGAGACCGGCGTCTGGAGTTCCCCCTGGAACGGCTGATCATTTATGAAGTGCATCTGAAGGGATTCACTGCCGATCTTTCTTCCGGCGTGAGCAGCCGGGGAACCTACCTCGGATTCATCGAAAAAATCCCATACCTCAAAAGCCTGGGAATCAATGCGGTGGAGTTGCTTCCCATCCAGGAGTTCTATGTCGAAGACTCCCTGCGGGAGCGTGGGCAGACGAACTACTGGGGCTACAACACCATCGGTTTCTTTGCTCCGGAATCTTCCTACAGCACTCGTAGCCGGCGCGGATGCCAGGTGGCCGAATTCAAGACTCTGGTGCGGGAACTGCACAAGGCGGGCATCGAAGTGATTCTCGACGTCGTATACAACCACACAGGCGAAGGCAATGAACTCGGCCCCACGATCAGTTTCAAGGGCATCGACAACCCGGTTTATTACCTGCTCTCCGGCCCGCCAAACCAGTATCGTCGGTACTACATGAACTACACGGGTTGCGGCAACAGCATGAACCTTGCGAGCACGCATGTCATCAAGTTCGTCATGGACTCTCTGAGGTACTGGGCCGAGGTCATGCATGTGGACGGTTTCAGGTTCGATCTCGCCTCGGTCCTCGGCCGGGAGGGTGGAGGCTTCGAACGTTCCGCAGCCTTCTTCGATGCCATCTCCCAGGATCCGGTGCTTGCGACGGTCAAGCTGATTGCCGAGCCATGGGACCTGGGGACCTACCAGGTCGGCAACTTCCCAATCGACTGGTCCGAATGGAACGGGCGCTTCCGGGACACTGTGAGACGGTTCGAGTGCGGAGAGGGGGGACAGATTTCTGAACTGGGCTGGCGCTTCACGGGGTCCGCCGACCTCTATGGCGACGACGGGCGTTCAGCCTTTCACAGCGTCAATTTCATCACATGCCATGACGGGTACACGCTTCATGACCTAGTCTCCTTCAACGAGAAGCACAATGAAGCCAACGGCGAAAACAATCTCGACGGCACCAACGACAACCATTCCTGGAATTGCGGAGCCGAAGGGGACTCTTCCGACCCCGGCATCCTGAGGCTGAGGCGGCAAATGGTGAAAAACTATGCCTGCCTCCTGCTGTTCTCCGCAGGCACACCCATGATTCTCGGCGGCGACGAGTTTCTCCGTACCCAGAGAGGCAACAACAACGCTTATTGCCAGGACAACAACATCAGCTGGTTTGACTGGCGTCTGGCGGAGAAAAACACCGACATCCGGGGTTTTTTCGCAAAGGCCGTCGCTTTGACATGCCGGTATCCGATTCTGCAAAGGCGGAAATTCCTGCTTGGGACAGACCTGGATAGCGACCAGGTTCCGGACATCACGTGGTTCGACAACGGCCTGAATCGGCCGGACTGGAACAACCCTACGGTCCGGACACTCAGCCTCATGCTGGACGGAAGCGAAGAAGAGTCTGAGGCGGGGGAGTACCTGCTCTTTCTCATTTTCAATGCAGATCCTTTCCTGCAGCGCGTCAGCTTGCCGCGTGCCGAGGGCAAGCGCTGGTATCGGATTATCGACACGAGCCTCCCGGATCGCGAAGATTTTCTCGATCCGGGCAAAGAGTTGCTCCTCGATCCCCAAGATCACTATCTGGCGAACGGCCGCAGCACGGTCGTGCTGCTCGGCAGATAG
- the pbpC gene encoding penicillin-binding protein 1C, whose protein sequence is MISKKWLRVFCGLSCFCGLIVLMFTFLPGPAGVPSFEEVRAAHSRSESVLLDRHGEIIHEQRTDSSARRLDWVPLPAVSPALASALLYAEDRRFYQHHGVDWASLAGALAAVLRSGARGASTITMQLAAQLDEELRPSDQRRSLRQKWQQILSARALERRWSKAQILEAYLNTVTFRGELQGLAAAAAGLFGKQAHGLTDVESVILAALVRSPNADIDQVARRAGSLAGALKLDLKPAEISTRAGEALGHPYLIRPQAALAPHVAQRLFREARIRGGHEPGRIVCTLDRGLQQFAAEALRRHLLAEHVQNVRDGAVLVLDNRTGEVLAYVGNTGSQGSARYVDGIQALRQAGSTLKPFIYGAAFDRRVLTAASLLDDSPLDVPVAGGMYRPSNYDRLFHGPVTARTALASSLNVPAVRTLNLIGVEAALSVLRVAGFDKLQSDDFYGSSLALGAADVSLWELVDAYRSLANGGIWSPPRLTLDETTGPARQVLTPEATFIVSNILSDRESRSQTFSLESPLSTRYWTAVKTGTSKDMRDNWCVGFSDRYTVGVWAGNFSGEPMWNVSGITGAAPVWVEIMNRLHRDQSSSAPQPPPGVVAREAPAGNGHREWFIRGTEMAVAPGAANPGIRIAYPSPGTVVALDPDIPPEKQKLFFEAQPRDDRLHWVLDGQVLGGAGTLLLWAPTRGKHALALVDLSDRTLDSVTFEVRGYRDESWRNVYLPSSTTVLRPFAR, encoded by the coding sequence ATGATCTCGAAGAAATGGCTGCGTGTTTTTTGTGGCCTCAGTTGTTTCTGCGGGCTGATCGTGCTCATGTTCACATTCCTGCCCGGCCCAGCCGGAGTGCCGTCCTTCGAGGAGGTGCGTGCGGCCCATAGCCGGTCGGAGTCGGTCCTGCTGGATCGTCATGGGGAGATCATTCATGAGCAGAGGACCGACAGCAGCGCCAGGCGGCTCGACTGGGTGCCGCTGCCCGCGGTTTCCCCGGCACTCGCCTCCGCGCTCCTCTATGCAGAGGATCGGCGCTTCTATCAGCATCACGGCGTGGATTGGGCCTCGCTGGCCGGCGCTCTCGCCGCCGTCCTGAGATCCGGGGCGCGCGGCGCCAGTACGATCACAATGCAGCTCGCGGCGCAGCTGGACGAAGAGTTGCGCCCTTCGGATCAGCGCCGCAGCCTCCGGCAGAAATGGCAGCAGATTCTCAGTGCCCGCGCATTGGAGCGACGCTGGTCCAAGGCCCAGATCCTGGAAGCGTATCTGAACACGGTAACCTTCCGGGGCGAGCTCCAGGGCCTGGCGGCGGCTGCCGCCGGTCTATTCGGGAAACAGGCGCATGGCTTAACGGATGTGGAGTCGGTGATCCTCGCGGCGCTGGTACGGTCACCCAATGCCGACATCGATCAAGTCGCCAGGAGGGCAGGTTCACTCGCCGGCGCCTTGAAACTCGATTTGAAACCCGCCGAGATCTCCACACGGGCAGGCGAGGCTCTCGGCCACCCTTATCTCATCCGGCCACAGGCAGCGCTGGCGCCGCACGTCGCGCAGCGCTTGTTTCGGGAAGCACGGATCCGTGGGGGGCACGAGCCCGGACGTATCGTCTGCACACTTGATCGCGGTCTTCAGCAATTCGCAGCCGAAGCCCTGCGTCGGCACCTCTTGGCCGAGCACGTGCAAAACGTCCGCGACGGAGCAGTGCTCGTCCTGGACAACCGCACGGGAGAGGTCCTGGCTTACGTGGGCAACACCGGGAGCCAGGGGAGCGCTCGCTATGTGGACGGGATTCAGGCTTTGCGGCAGGCGGGATCGACGTTGAAGCCGTTCATTTACGGGGCTGCCTTCGACAGGCGCGTGCTGACCGCGGCCTCGCTCCTCGATGACAGTCCCCTGGATGTGCCTGTGGCCGGAGGCATGTACCGCCCCAGCAATTACGACAGACTCTTCCACGGCCCGGTCACTGCCCGCACGGCCCTCGCCTCGTCTTTAAATGTTCCGGCCGTCAGGACGCTGAATCTCATCGGTGTCGAGGCCGCCCTGAGCGTGCTGCGGGTCGCCGGATTCGACAAGCTGCAATCCGATGATTTCTACGGGTCGTCACTCGCCCTTGGTGCGGCGGACGTGAGCCTCTGGGAACTGGTGGACGCATACCGCAGCCTCGCAAACGGAGGAATATGGAGCCCGCCCCGGCTCACGCTCGACGAAACCACCGGCCCCGCGCGGCAAGTCTTGACGCCGGAGGCGACGTTTATCGTGTCGAACATCCTGAGCGACCGCGAGAGCCGCAGCCAGACCTTCAGCCTGGAGAGCCCGCTGTCGACGCGCTACTGGACCGCCGTCAAGACGGGAACGAGCAAGGACATGCGCGACAACTGGTGCGTCGGATTCTCGGACCGGTACACCGTAGGTGTCTGGGCAGGCAATTTTTCAGGGGAACCGATGTGGAACGTGAGCGGCATTACCGGCGCCGCGCCCGTCTGGGTCGAGATCATGAACCGGCTCCATCGGGATCAATCCAGCAGCGCGCCCCAGCCGCCGCCGGGGGTTGTGGCAAGAGAGGCGCCGGCAGGAAACGGACACAGGGAATGGTTCATCCGCGGCACGGAAATGGCGGTGGCGCCAGGCGCGGCAAACCCGGGCATCCGCATTGCCTATCCGTCCCCGGGCACCGTCGTCGCATTGGATCCCGACATTCCCCCGGAGAAACAAAAACTCTTTTTTGAAGCCCAGCCTCGAGATGATCGGCTGCACTGGGTGCTTGACGGGCAGGTGCTCGGCGGCGCCGGCACGCTGCTTCTGTGGGCTCCGACACGCGGCAAACATGCGCTTGCCCTCGTCGATCTTTCCGATCGCACCCTGGATTCGGTGACCTTCGAGGTGCGCGGTTATCGCGATGAAAGTTGGAGGAATGTCTATCTGCCGAGCAGCACGACCGTGCTGCGGCCGTTCGCCAGATAG